One genomic segment of Micromonospora sp. WMMC415 includes these proteins:
- a CDS encoding sigma-70 family RNA polymerase sigma factor, whose amino-acid sequence MHAVAAGWHGDRVRPGWMSARSQSRPSASARGVDARQVPRQNGPVTPRPAPGRHQAAPSAEASHSDHLVRLLYAEHAGPLLAFVMRLTGGDRQRAEDIVQETLLRAWRNAHRLGAQGQGSLRPWLVTVARRIAIDEHRSEQARPAETYDRDLTAFAEADSTDRVLRTMTVADALRTLSQSHREILVATYFRGRTVPEAAEELGLPLGTAKSRVYYALRALRTALQERGVTE is encoded by the coding sequence ATGCATGCGGTGGCGGCCGGCTGGCACGGTGACAGGGTGCGTCCGGGCTGGATGTCCGCGCGTTCCCAGTCCCGGCCGAGCGCGTCTGCACGCGGGGTCGACGCACGACAGGTCCCTCGCCAGAATGGGCCGGTGACGCCCCGACCCGCTCCCGGACGCCACCAGGCGGCGCCGTCCGCCGAGGCGAGCCACTCGGATCATCTGGTCCGGCTGCTCTACGCCGAGCACGCCGGCCCGTTGCTGGCCTTCGTCATGCGGCTGACCGGTGGGGACCGGCAGCGGGCGGAGGACATCGTCCAGGAGACCCTGCTGCGGGCGTGGCGCAACGCGCACCGGCTCGGCGCGCAGGGTCAGGGCTCGCTGCGCCCCTGGCTGGTGACCGTGGCGCGCCGCATCGCCATCGACGAGCACCGCAGCGAGCAGGCCCGGCCGGCCGAGACGTACGACCGGGACCTGACCGCGTTCGCCGAGGCGGACAGCACCGACCGGGTGCTGCGCACGATGACGGTGGCGGACGCGCTGCGTACGCTGAGTCAGTCGCACCGGGAGATCCTGGTCGCGACCTACTTCCGGGGCCGGACGGTCCCGGAGGCCGCCGAGGAGCTGGGCCTTCCGCTCGGCACGGCGAAGTCACGGGTCTACTACGCGCTGCGCGCGCTGCGCACGGCTCTGCAGGAACGGGGGGTGACGGAATGA